CCGGCCCGCGGTGCGCGCGGCTTCGGTGGCCTCCGTCACGGCGTTACGGAAGCGCACGCGGTTGGGCAGGCCGGTGAGGGTGTCCCAGTACGCGAGCTTCAGGATCTCCTGCTGCTGGTCCGCGATGCTGATGCGCATGCGCTCGAAGGACTGGGCCAGCTCGCCGATTTCATCGGCGCGGTGACGGCCGGCCAGCGGGGTCGTGTAGTCACCGGCCCCCAGGCGTTCGGCCGCCGCGGCGAGGCGGCGGATGGGGGTGGTGACGCGCCGGGCGGTCAGCACGCTGCCCACGGCGAACACCACGACGCCCAGCAGGGTGAGCGCGGCGAGGCCGAACTGCAGCCGGCGGTACGGCGCCACGGCCTCGTCCACCGAACGCATCAGCAGCGCCGACACCTCGCCGGTCACGCCCTGGGCGAGCATCACCTGGCGGCTGCTGTATTCGCCGTCGGGCAAGCGCAGCGGGGCATCGGGAACCTGAGCCTCGAGCGCGGCCACGGCGTCGGGTGGCAGGGTCGAGACCGCGGTGCGCCACTCGGTCGAGCCGTGTTCGCGCACCTGCAGGCTCACCTGCAGCGACGAGAGGTCGCGCATCTCGTCCGTCAGCGGCCGGTCGATCGGGAAACCCATGAGCACCCAGCCGACCACCACCGGCGCGCGCATCGGCACCAGCACCAGCTGGAACGGGCGGCGCCCGAGCACGACGACCTCGCTGGCGGGCTTGGAGCTCCCGGCCCGTTCGGCCAGCCGGTGGATGGCGGGCTGCAGTTCCTCGAGGCCGGGCTGCGCGGCAGCGCGCAGCGCGAAGCCGGTGTCGAGCAGCGCGGAAACGGTGGCGCCGATGCGGTCGCCGTGGTTGGCGAGCACCGAGGCGATGGTGTCGTTGTCGTGGCTCGCGAGCGCCGAGCGGAAGCCGTAGTCGGCCGCGAGCAGGCTCGCGCCCTGGATCAGCTTCTGCGCGTTCTGGTCGAGCAGGCGGTGCAACAGGTGGTCGCCGGCGAGGAGCGAGCTGGCGATGGACGTGCGGGCATTGCGGTCGATGGTGGCGCGGATCGCGATGAAGCTCACCGCCTGCACCGCGAGCAGCAGCCCGAGGAACAGGAGCACGATGCGCACGCCCAGCGAGCGCCGCGTCATGCCCCTCAGGGTCTGCATCAGGGGTTCGGGCCGGTTCATGGAGTGACCCGGGTCGCGAGGCGCATGGTGGCCGCCTGGTCGTCCGTACCGACGGTCACCACCGTGGCCTGCGGGGCCATGTCGACCGGCAGCGTGGGGTGCCAGGCCTTGAGCCGGTAGTTGCCGGGCGGGATGCCGGCCAGTTGCGCGGGGCCGGCGGTCGTGCGCGCGAAGTGCGGGGTGTCGACGACGACGATCCACGCGGCCATCTGGTCGTGGATGTTGCAGCCGAGCACGGCCACGCCGGGCTTGTCGAACACGACCGGCGTGGCGGGCACGCCCGCGTACAGCTTGAGTTCGAAGGTCTTGGCCGGCGAAAACGAATAGACGTGGTGACGAACCGTGTCGTGGTTCGGGAAGCTCACCGAGGTGCCCACCGTGACCACGGTCACGGCCGGCGTGAACTGCCGGGCGGACTGCCCGACCTCGACCGCGGTCATCGGCTTGACCGGCAGGCGGCCGTTGACCGGCTCCAGCATGACGACCGCGTCGGGCAGCGGCCGGCCGGCGGCGTCGTTGACCGTCACGGACAGGGTCGCGGCCCCGACGATGCCGTGGGACAGCAGGGTCAGGACGAGGGCCAGGGAAGGGGGCAGGCAGGACACGGGCATCGGGAATGGGTGGAAAAGCGCTGCAGGCTCGTGGCCCGCTCAGCAGGGTATCGGCCCCCGGCGCGGCGTCCTTGAACCGCGGCGCCCGATCACGTGACGGACCTCACGACATGGTGGGACCGTTTTCACCGGCTGTGACACTTTCACGCAGCAAGCGGCCAGGCGAACCGATAGTCTGGCCGTCATGATCAAGCTCGACCTTCTCTTCCGTGTCGTCACCCTGTCCTGCGTCGCCGCGCTCGCGGCCTGCGGCGGTGGTGGCGACGACGCGCCGGCCTCCACCCCGACGGCCAGCGAAACCCCGACCGACACCGCGGGCGGCACCGGCTCCACCGGCGACACCTCCCCGCCGGGCGACACCGTCACGGCGACCCCATACACGGGCAACTGCGACGTGGCCAACTTCCAGGCCGACGCACTCGCCCAGGTCAACGCCTTCCGGGCGCAGCCCCGCACGTGCGGCAGCACCACCTACCCGGCGGTGCCGGCGCTCGCGTGGAACGACAAGCTGACGCAGGCGGCCTACGGCCACTCGCTGGACATGGCCACGAAGAACTACTTCAGCCACACGAGCCAGGACGGCCGCACGTTCGACCAGCGCATCAGCGCCACCGGCTACACGTGGAGCTCCGTGGCGGAGAACATCGCCGCGGGCCCGCGCACCATGAGCGCCGTGATGAGCGGCTGGCAGGCGAGCCCCGGGCACTGCGCCAACATCATGAGCGGCACGGTCACCCAGATCGGCCTCAGCTGCGCCAAGTCCGCCGGGTCCACCTACGGCACCTACTGGACGATGGAACTCGCCAAGCCGCGTTGAAGCGTGGGCGCCTCGCCCGGCGAGGCGCTGGCGATCACGCCCCCGCCCAGGCACACCTCCCCGTCGTACAGCACGGCCGACTGGCCGGGTGTCACGGCCCACTGGGCCTCGGGGAAATCGAGCATGAAGGTGTCGCCCGCACCCGCACCGATCGCACACGCGGCATCGGCCTGGCGGTAGCGGGTCTTCGCGGCCAGCGCGCCGCCCGTGGGCGCATGGCCGGCCACCCAGCTCGTGTCGTC
This genomic stretch from Piscinibacter gummiphilus harbors:
- a CDS encoding methylamine utilization protein, coding for MPVSCLPPSLALVLTLLSHGIVGAATLSVTVNDAAGRPLPDAVVMLEPVNGRLPVKPMTAVEVGQSARQFTPAVTVVTVGTSVSFPNHDTVRHHVYSFSPAKTFELKLYAGVPATPVVFDKPGVAVLGCNIHDQMAAWIVVVDTPHFARTTAGPAQLAGIPPGNYRLKAWHPTLPVDMAPQATVVTVGTDDQAATMRLATRVTP
- a CDS encoding CAP domain-containing protein, producing MIKLDLLFRVVTLSCVAALAACGGGGDDAPASTPTASETPTDTAGGTGSTGDTSPPGDTVTATPYTGNCDVANFQADALAQVNAFRAQPRTCGSTTYPAVPALAWNDKLTQAAYGHSLDMATKNYFSHTSQDGRTFDQRISATGYTWSSVAENIAAGPRTMSAVMSGWQASPGHCANIMSGTVTQIGLSCAKSAGSTYGTYWTMELAKPR